One genomic segment of Ricinus communis isolate WT05 ecotype wild-type chromosome 5, ASM1957865v1, whole genome shotgun sequence includes these proteins:
- the LOC8275530 gene encoding probable CoA ligase CCL6: MSMEYLVKVEESRPAASDGKPSAGPVFRSIYAKDGLLEVSAELDSPWQFLSDSALKNPNNRMLGRRLVTDSKVAGPYVWLTYKEVYETAIRIGSAMRSRGLNPGDRCGIYGSNCPEWITAMEACKSHAITFVPLYDTLGPNAVEFIVNHAEVSLAFVQESKLSSILACLPKCSSYLKTIVSFGSVSAMQKKEAEELGASCFSWEEFCQLGSLDCELPAKHKGDICTIMYTSGTTGEPKGVLLTNGAIMAEVLSVDHLLFLTDRAATEEDSYFSFLPLAHVYDQVIETYCIQKGASIGFWRGDVRFLLEDAQALKPSIFCGVPRVYDRIYTGTMQKISSGGALRKKLFDFAYSYKLGNLQKGLPQAQAAPLLDRLVFEKTKQTLGGRVRIMLSGAAPLPKHVEEFLRVTSCSTLSQGYGLTESCGGCLTSIGDVFPMVGTVGVPMTTIEVRLESVPEMGYDALSSVPRGEICLRGNTLFSGYHKREDLTKEVLIDGWFHTGDIGELQPNGAMKIIDRKKNIFKLSQGEYVAVESLENTYSRCSLIASIWIYGNSFESCLVAVVVPERQALEDWAANHNVADDFKTLCKNLKARKYILDELNSTGLKHKLRGFEMLKAIHLEPHLFDMDRDLITPTFKLKRPQLLKYYKDCIDQLYSEAKGLKA, from the exons ATGTCAATGGAATATCTAGTGAAGGTTGAAGAATCAAGGCCTGCTGCTAGTGATGGAAAACCATCAGCTGGACCTGTTTTTAGGTCCATTTATGCCAAAGATGGTCTTCTTGAGGTGTCTGCAGAACTGGATTCTCCTTGGCAATTCTTGAG CGATTCTGCTCTTAAGAACCCAAATAACCGAATGCTAGGCAGACGTCTAGTCACAGATTCAAAG GTGGCAGGTCCTTATGTATGGCTGACTTATAAAGAGGTTTATGAAACTGCAATCAGAATAGGTTCAGCAATGAGAAGCCGTGGTCTGAATCCT GGGGATCGTTGCGGTATATATGGTTCCAACTGCCCAGAATGGATTACTGCAATGGAG GCTTGTAAAAGTCATGCAATTACATTTGTACCATTATATGACACTCTTG GTCCTAATGCCGTGGAATTCATCGTCAATCATGCTGAAGTATCACTAGCTTTTGTTCAAGAGAGCAAGCTCTCTTCT ATCCTAGCTTGCCTCCCAAAATGCTCATCATATTTAAAGA CTATTGTTAGCTTTGGGAGTGTTTCTGCCATGCAAAAGAAGGAAGCTGAGGAATTGGGTGCATCCTGCTTTTCATGGGAAGAATTTTGTCAGTTG GGAAGTTTGGATTGTGAATTACCTGCGAAACATAAGGGTGATATCTGCACAATAATGTATACAAGTGGAACAACAGGAGAACCAAAAGGTGTTCTTCTTACTAATGGGGCTATAATGGCGGAAGTATTATCCGTCGACCATCTACTTTTTCTTACAGATAGAGCG GCTACAGAAGAGGATTCATACTTCTCTTTCCTTCCTTTAGCCCATGTATATGATCAAGTAATTGAGACCTATTGTATCCAAAAAGGTGCTTCTATAggattttggagaggg GATGTCAGGTTTTTGCTTGAGGATGCTCAGGCGTTGAAGCCTAGTATTTTCTGTGGGGTTCCCAGAGTCTATGACCGCATATACACTG GAACAATGCAAAAAATTTCATCTGGAGGTGCTTTAAGGAAGAAACTGTTTGATTTCGCCTATAGCTA CAAGCTAGGAAATCTTCAGAAGGGATTGCCACAAGCCCAGGCAGCACCTCTTTTGGACAGGCTTGTCTTCGAAAAG ACAAAACAAACATTGGGAGGTCGAGTTCGCATCATGTTATCTGGTGCTGCACCTTTGCCTAAGCATGTGGAGGAGTTTTTGAGAGTGACTTCCTGCTCTACTTTATCACAAGGATATG GTCTGACAGAAAGTTGTGGAGGTTGTTTAACATCCATAGGTGATGTGTTTCCTATGGTTGGAACCGTTGGAGTTCCCATGACAACCATTGAAGTAAGGCTTGAATCAGTGCCTGAAATGGGATATGATGCATTATCCAGCGTTCCAAGGGGAGAGATTTGCCTAAGGGGAAATACCTTATTCTCCGGTTACCACAAGCGAGAAGATCTAACGAAAGAAGTCCTCATTGATGGGTGGTTTCATACAG GTGACATTGGAGAATTACAACCAAATGGAGCAATGAAGATCATTGACAGGAAAAAGAACATATTCAAACTATCCCAAGGTGAATATGTTGCTGTGGAGAGCCTCGAAAATACATATTCCCGGTGCTCTCTTATAGCTTCG ATTTGGATATACGGCAACAGTTTTGAGTCATGTCTTGTTGCCGTAGTAGTACCTGAGAGACAGGCACTTGAGGATTGGGCAGCAAACCATAATGTGGCCGATGATTTTAAAACTTTGTGCAAGAATCTGAAGGCTAGGAAATACATTTTAGATGAGCTCAATAGCACTGGCCTGAAACACAAA CTTCGAGGATTTGAGATGTTAAAAGCAATTCATTTGGAACCACATCTGTTTGACATGGACAGGGATCTGATAACTCCAACATTTAAGCTGAAGAGGCCACAATTACTCAAATACTACAAG GACTGCATCGATCAACTGTACAGTGAAGCAAAGGGATTGAAGGCATAA
- the LOC8275578 gene encoding cold-regulated 413 plasma membrane protein 2, producing the protein MGKKSYLAMRTEQATSELIVSDIKDLKIAAKKLANHAIKLGGLGFGTSFLEWIASFAAIYLLILDRTNWRTNILTGLLIPYIFFSLPSILFSLFRGDLGKWIAFVAVILRLFFPRRFPDWLEMPAALILLIVVAPSLFASTLRSSWVGLAICLAIAAYLLQEHIRASGGFRNSFTKAHGISNTIGIILLFVYPVWALVLDIL; encoded by the exons ATgggaaagaaaagttatttaGCAATGAGGACAGAACAAGCAACGAGCGAATTGATTGTTTCCGATATCAAAGATTTAAAGATTGCTGCTAAGAAGTTAGCCAATCATGCTATCAAGCTTGGTGGGTTAGGTTTTGGgacttcttttcttgaatGGATTGCTTCTTTTGCTGCTAT TTATCTGTTGATCTTGGACCGAACAAACTGGAGAACAAACATACTTACTGGTTTATTAATCCCTTACATATTCTTCAGCCTTCCTTCAATACTTTTCAGTCTTTTCAG AGGTGATTTGGGGAAATGGATTGCTTTTGTTGCAGTTATTTTGCGCCTTTTCTTCCCAAGACGATTCCCAG ATTGGCTGGAAATGCCAGCCGCTCTGATCTTACTGATAGTGGTGGCTCCTAGTCTGTTTGCAAGCACCTTAAGGAGCAGCTGGGTGGGTCTGGCTATTTGCCTTGCCATTGCTGCTTATTTGCTTCAAGAACATATTCGTGCATCTGGTGGATTCAGAAACTCCTTTACTAAAGCTCATGGCATATCGAACACCATTGGCATAATCCTTCTGTTTGTTTATCCTGTCTGGGCATTGGTACTTGATATCCTGTAA
- the LOC8275532 gene encoding proteasome assembly chaperone 2 — MEFIVEEGKQLHKECSTLVLPALSIGNVGQLAVDLLVSSQKAERIGYLDDPNVLPCVGNDAYGPIPCGNLALSLEAYDSPANALTLVQQRSPVVKGKMVEFANNLAEFAAASGKKHAILLSGLDFGRWQRIDMSSGLQTYYLSSTNSDGTDDDCERLGWKRLQEYNPAQRSWKYLSTLAEGNPMPEDRLPYEDELEEEDYYPSLPFAALYSCFKAKGLKVTCLFCYCSEGDNISDAFHLAEAACKILGISAGHFHGEENVKWLIPYSWKTVYGPPPDMSIF; from the exons atggaATTTATTGTCGAAGAAGGCAAGCAGCTCCATAAAGAATGCTCTACTCTAGTTCTG CCAGCGTTATCGATAGGGAATGTTGGGCAGCTGGCAGTAGATTTATTAGTATCATCTCAAAAAGCGGAGAGGATTGGGTATTTGGACGATCCCAACGTTCTTCCATGCGTTGGAAATGATGCCTATGGCCCTATTCCTTGTGGCAACCTTGCTCTCTCTCTTGAAG CTTATGATTCACCTGCCAATGCACTAACTCTTGTGCAACAGCGATCTCCAGTTGTTAAG GGAAAGATGGTTGAATTTGCTAACAATTTGGCAGAGTTTGCTGCTGCTAGTGGAAAGAAGCATGCCATTTTGCTTTCAGGCTTAGACTTTGGGAGATGGCAAAGAATTGATATGTCAAG TGGTTTGCAGACGTATTACCTGTCTAGTACCAACAGTGATGGAACTGATGATGATTGTGAACGACTTGGATGGAAGAGACTGCAAGAATATAACCCTGCACAGAGGTCCTGGAAATATCTTAGTACTTTAGCTGAAGGGAATCCCATGCCAGAAGACAGATTGCCTTATGAAGAtgaattagaagaagaagattacTATCCAAGTCTACCTTTTGCAGCTCTTTATTCCTGTTTTAAG GCAAAAGGCTTGAAAGTCACATGCTTGTTCTGTTACTGCTCAGAAGGGGACAACATAAGTGATGCTTTTCATTTGGCTGAAGCAGCATGCAAAATTCTAGGGATCAGTGCTGGTCATTTCCATG GCGAGGAGAATGTTAAATGGCTAATCCCATATTCATGGAAGACTGTATATGGACCACCCCCAGATATGTCCATCTTTTAG
- the LOC8275528 gene encoding RING-H2 finger protein ATL65: MLMWHSGTISTVKKNHGNHNPLNPTKPQKKNKNKNTPLTPLSHKNTPPQMAIAAFPPSPSPSPSSAPQWAPSPLAETSTATLNQSSSSLQQTAKLPVDFSPPLIAMVVVVATAFLLITYSRLISRYLLRLLRRWKRWRLRRRYLPSSNGGDDLESPPPLFDSPEGFHVYSPYGLDDSVIKALPLFLFTTTKNGKQSIIKDCAVCLLEFEENDYVRTLPVCSHAFHVDCIDIWLRSHANCPLCRARIFQTSPFVPVMAARIRPSLDDTIILPIESMIQTPPPTVTTTEIVEEAASPIRNSHNFYIQSEDRFSRRDFLLKRSYSFGFERSLAASERMLITEPATASPWRYRRGSFWGKRPSPFGSLSKPRVFSFRYYRGMKSPFFRRRGGGGGFFPLSERFPAGGGGGGGSSRRSKSMASPMFMRSSVAAFSSSRLRCGDPEALLSPERFNRR; the protein is encoded by the coding sequence ATGCTGATGTGGCATTCAGGGACCATCTCTACCGTCAAAAAGAATCACGGTAACCATAACCCATTAAACCCCACAAAacctcaaaaaaaaaataaaaacaaaaacaccCCATTAACACCACTTTCACACAAAAACACCCCACCACAAATGGCGATCGCAGCCTTCCCTCCTTCCCCTTCTCCTTCTCCCTCATCGGCACCGCAGTGGGCCCCGTCTCCTCTCGCAGAAACCTCTACCGCCACCCTCAATCAATCATCATCTTCACTGCAGCAAACCGCAAAGCTTCCCGTTGATTTCAGCCCACCATTAATAGCAATGGTAGTAGTAGTAGCTACAGCTTTTTTACTCATCACGTACTCACGTCTAATCTCTCGTTACCTCCTCCGACTCCTTCGCCGCTGGAAAAGGTGGCGACTCCGCCGTCGATATCTCCCTTCGTCCAACGGCGGCGACGACCTAGAGTCACCTCCTCCTCTATTTGATTCACCTGAAGGATTCCACGTGTATTCTCCGTACGGACTGGACGATTCAGTTATCAAAGCATtacctctctttctctttacCACAACGAAAAATGGAAAACAGAGTATAATTAAAGATTGCGCTGTTTGTTTGCTAGAGTTTGAAGAGAATGATTATGTGCGTACACTTCCTGTTTGTTCTCATGCGTTTCACGTAGATTGTATTGATATATGGTTAAGGTCTCACGCTAACTGTCCTCTTTGTCGCGCTAGAATATTCCAAACGTCGCCATTCGTTCCTGTTATGGCAGCGAGGATTCGACCAAGTTTAGATGATACAATAATTCTGCCTATTGAATCCATGATTCAAACTCCACCTCCCACAGTAACCACAACGGAGATTGTCGAAGAAGCTGCTTCACCAATAAGAAACagtcataatttttatattcagtCCGAGGACAGATTTAGCCGCCGTGATTTCTTGTTAAAAAGGTCTTACTCGTTTGGTTTTGAACGGAGTTTGGCGGCGTCCGAAAGGATGTTAATAACAGAACCTGCAACGGCGTCTCCTTGGAGATATAGAAGAGGAAGTTTCTGGGGTAAACGTCCGTCGCCGTTTGGTTCGTTGTCGAAACCTAGGGTTTTCTCGTTTAGGTATTACAGAGGGATGAAATCGCCGTTTTTTAGAAGGAGAGGCGGAGGAGGGGGTTTCTTTCCATTGTCGGAGAGGTTCCCGGCGGGTGGCGGCGGAGGAGGAGGATCGTCACGGCGGAGTAAGTCAATGGCGAGTCCAATGTTTATGAGATCGTCGGTAGCGGCATTCTCATCGAGTCGGTTGAGGTGTGGCGATCCAGAGGCGCTGTTATCACCGGAGAGGTTTAACAGAAGATAG